A single region of the Cynocephalus volans isolate mCynVol1 chromosome 12, mCynVol1.pri, whole genome shotgun sequence genome encodes:
- the LOC134360878 gene encoding olfactory receptor 8K3-like: MDEQNTTLLNDFILMGITDRRELQAPFFGLFLIIYVTAMVGNLGMIILTKMDDKLQTPMYFFLRHLAFIDLGYSTSVGPKMLVNFVANQNRIPFSWCAAQLAFFIMFITSEIFILSAMAYDRYVAICDPLLYTVVMSQRVCWVLVAVPYLYSAFLSLLTTIKIFISSFCGYNVIGHFYCDSLPLLTLLCSSTHEIELIILVFSAFNLVSSLLIVLVSYILILVAIFRMNSAEGRCKAFSTCGSHLIVVVVLYGTLLFMYVQPQSSHSFDTDKMASVFYTLVIPMLNPMIYSLRNKEVKGALHRLCKSLCKHPI, translated from the coding sequence ATGGACGAACAGAATACAACACTGCTGAACGATTTCATTCTCATGGGAATCACAGACCGTCGTGAGCTGCAGGCTCCCTTCTTTGGTCTGTTCCTCATCATCTATGTAACCGCAATGGTGGGCAACTTGGGCATGATCATTCTCACCAAGATGGATGACAAGCTCCAGACACCAATGTACTTTTTTCTCAGACATCTGGCTTTCATTGATCTTGGCTATTCAACATCTGTGGGACCCAAAATGTTGGTAAATTTTGTAGCTAATCAAAACAGAATCCCCTTCAGTTGGTGTGCTGCACAGCTAGCTTTCTTCATCATGTTCATCACTAGtgaaatttttattctatctGCAATGGCCTATGACCGGTATGTGGCCATCTGTGACCCTCTGCTTTACACAGTAGTCATGTCACAAAGAGTATGCTGGGTGCTCGTAGCAGTCCCCTATCTCTACAGTGCCTTTCTCTCACTGCTAACCaccataaaaatttttatttcatccttcTGTGGCTATAATGTCATTGGTCATTTCTACTGTGACAGTCTTCCCTTGTTAACTTTGCTGTGCTCAAGCACACATGAAATTGAGCTGATAATATTGGTCTTTTCAGCATTTAACTTGGTTTCGTCTCTTCTGATAGTCCTTGTGTCCTACATACTGATCCTTGTGGCCATCTTCAGGATGAACTCTGCAGAGGGCAGGTGCaaggccttctccacctgtggatCTCACCTGATTGTGGTAGTTGTATTATATGGGACTCTGCTCTTTATGTATGTGCAGCCCCAGTCCAGTCATTCCTTTGATACAGATAAAATGGCCTCTGTATTTTACACTCTGGTAATACCCATGCTGAATCCCATGATCTACAGCTTGAGGAACAAAGAGGTCAAAGGTGCCCTGCACAGGTTATGTAAAAGTCTGTGCAAACATCCTATTTAA